The Coffea arabica cultivar ET-39 chromosome 4e, Coffea Arabica ET-39 HiFi, whole genome shotgun sequence genome includes a window with the following:
- the LOC113742563 gene encoding cyclic dof factor 3: protein MKEMKEMKDPEIKLFGKKIALLENGKRILVVVPAAGEDSSGASGGENSVGSDSDLSMDSRKAEDEKDQEKRETASDKDCPSGKLCSSEPRVKDPIAEELPILKSSSDSDGNSNNYSTDEDSPVKQRPKAENDQSDTTDSQQKTLKKPDKILPCPRCNSMDTKFCYYNNYNINQPRHFCKSCQRYWTAGGTMRNVPVGAGRRKNKNSASHCRHITISEALQAARIDTPNGFHHLNFKPNGSVLSFGSDSPLCDSMASVLNLAEKKSPNGSQNGFYKLDHGISVSLKGTENGDDCSSGSSVTTSNSTVDGAKNGLQEPVMQQINGFPSPVSCLPGVPWAFPWSSTVPLPAICPPGFPMPFYPTPFWNCGVPGAWSIPWLPPVFPTGNQKNSGSGPNSPTLGKHSRNGELIKQNNPEGKESQEQKASEGSILIPKTLRIDDPDEAAKSSIWTTLGINYDSISRGGLFKALQPKGDEKKHLTTASPVLQANPAALSRSVTFQESA from the exons atgaaggaaatgaaGGAAATGAAGGACCCAGAAATCAAGCTTTTTGGGAAAAAGATTGCCTTGCTGGAGAACGGCAAGCGGATTCTTGTGGTGGTTCCCGCCGCCGGCGAGGACTCTTCTGGTGCTTCTGGCGGAGAAAACAGCGTCGGGTCGGATTCTGATCTGTCTATGGACAGCAGAAAAGCTGAAGATGAGAAAGATCAAGAGAAGCGAGAAACTGCTTCTGATAAG GATTGTCCATCTGGGAAGCTCTGCAGCTCAGAGCCACGAGTAAAGGATCCAATTGCAGAAGAATTACCAATTCTTAAAAGCTCATCAGATTCTGATGGAAACTCCAACAATTACTCCACAGATGAAGACTCTCCAGTAAAACAACGTCCAAAGGCTGAAAATGATCAGAGCGATACTACTGATTCACAACAGAAAACTCTCAAGAAGCCAGATAAAATTCTTCCATGCCCTCGCTGTAATAGTATGGATACAAAATTCTGTTACTATAACAATTACAACATTAATCAGCCTCGCCATTTCTGCAAGAGCTGCCAGAGATATTGGACCGCTGGGGGAACGATGAGGAATGTGCCGGTGGGAGCTGGTCGACGTAAAAATAAGAATTCTGCCTCACATTGTCGCCATATCACTATCTCTGAAGCCCTTCAAGCTGCTAGAATTGATACTCCAAATGGATTTCACCACTTGAACTTTAAACCCAATGGATCTGTGCTTTCTTTTGGTTCTGACTCCCCGCTTTGTGATTCCATGGCTTCAGTTTTGAATCTAGCAGAGAAGAAGTCACCAAATGGAAGCCAAAATGGATTCTATAAACTTGATCATGGAATTTCAGTTTCTTTAAAAGGGACGGAAAATGGTGACGATTGCTCTAGTGGTTCTTCTGTCACAACATCGAATTCAACGGTCGATGGAGCCAAAAATGGGCTCCAAGAGCCAGTTATGCAACAAATCAATGGGTTTCCATCTCCAGTTTCCTGTCTTCCTGGGGTCCCATGGGCTTTTCCCTGGAGTTCCACTGTTCCTTTGCCAGCCATTTGTCCCCCGGGGTTTCCCATGCCATTTTACCCTACTCCTTTTTGGAACTGCGGGGTGCCCGGTGCCTGGAGTATTCCATGGTTACCCCCTGTCTTTCCTAcaggaaaccaaaaaaattcaGGCTCTGGTCCTAATTCACCAACTTTAGGTAAGCACTCTAGAAATGGTGAGTTGATTAAACAAAACAATCCTGAGGGTAAAGAGTCCCAAGAGCAGAAGGCTTCTGAAGGATCAATTCTGATTCCCAAAACTTTGAGGATTGATGATCCTGACGAAGCTGCAAAGAGTTCGATATGGACAACCCTTGGAATTAATTACGACTCTATCAGCAGGGGAGGGCTTTTCAAGGCCCTTCAACCAAAGGGTGATGAAAAGAAACACTTAACAACAGCATCGCCGGTGTTGCAAGCTAACCCTGCTGCCTTATCAAGGTCTGTGACCTTCCAAGAGAGTGCCTAA